One genomic window of Daphnia pulex isolate KAP4 chromosome 10, ASM2113471v1 includes the following:
- the LOC124205894 gene encoding arfGAP with SH3 domain, ANK repeat and PH domain-containing protein-like isoform X2, which yields MPGLISVSEFVEESREDVDSPTTSTFVSRMSQCRQTVAALEEILDVDREGLTKLKKAVKAMHASGNAHTDNENYLSRALERLGTTALSKDQEAEIGAAFIKFAVVTKELSALLRTLMQNCANIVQFPLDSLLKGDLRGARGDLKRPFDRACKDYDTKYGKLEKEKKAQAKEAGFIRSEITAAEVAEELDPERKMFQLQMCEYLLKVNEIKTKKGVELLQHLLEYYHAQHNYFQDGLKTIEHFGSYITDLSQGLQRIRQKQDEERKQLADLRQLLKSSHVFDKEQQQQQQPIVQSHAGGAGGNGGGMAGGIGGNVANNSGGGSNNGGGGGNNGGGGGYSRHQLQGNKQHGSSRTGFLLKKSEGKVRKVWQKRRCEVRADGFLSIYHADETKPPTRVNLLTCQIKPVPNHAEDRRCFDLISYNRTYHFQTEEEEEMAAWISVMVNSKEGALMKAFDDNGRHGPKVNQGFLELQQAIIRYVLRLPGNDRCADCCSQNDATWLSTNFGVIICIECSGVHREMGVHVSRIQSLVLDHVPTSQLLIARHMSNHSFNEIMEATLHISKPNLNSTMEERSEFIRAKYIDKKFAIKTSTDIRDLHSDVEHALNNKDIHQLLQAYVEGADFSKPFIDSNAGETALHMAIRRERGHSLHIVDFLVENASNLDATTVDGHTAVHYCALYNQPECLKLLLRSGANVVAETKDKRTAVDLAKEYGSTVCEDLIRQSTQNRKSQLENVSIDWNLSQDEAGSIDLSDEDMTVIENTVNGIPTPDRRVRSRPPSFAGRESPVQLRSRSSTSDSLRSGSSPNSGGGGGGGSGGNQSSRNAAFFPPAVTTGNGSGGSSVNTAAALMAGSGNSLSVLTNKKNNNSSSTTTTTTSSAAAAAAAAVTAANVGSLKKRAAPLPPPTSTNSSTFTRDSSQNTHSRNASDYGVSFPTQRMKPPSESHSQSRKSLVADYLDSTKTRTFHHSAAHLPGAKLVLPKGELPQLRKLHGSATSLASTTSSNRPRGPPPPTPANVSAVVNLSKPLNSRNGRSTESLSSAPSDGEFNDKPLPPARGRRCRALYDCEADNDDEVSFREGEILVVMIEKTEDENWMEGYVESDPKRRGVFPASFVHILNERD from the exons ATGCCGGGATTAATCAGCGTCTCGGAATTTGTGGAAGAAAGCCGCGAAGATGTCGACTCGCCCACAACGTCGACGTTCGTTTCGCGCATGTCGCAGTGTCGACAAACGGTCGCCGCCCTGGAAGAG ATCCTCGATGTGGACCGAGAAGGACTTACCAAGTTGAAGAAAGCTGTCAAAGCTATGCACGCTAGTGGCAAcg CGCACACGGATAATGAGAACTACCTTTCACGGGCGCTGGAACGTCTTGGAACGACGGCCCTGAGTAAAGACCAAGAAGCCGAAATCGGAGCGGCTTTCATCAAGTTCGCCGTCGTCACCAAGGAGCTCTCGGCTCTGCTCCGGACCCTG ATGCAGAATTGTGCCAACATCGTGCAGTTCCCCCTGGACAGTCTGCTGAAAGGCGATCTGAGAGGCGCCCGCGGTGATTTGAAACGGCCTTTTGACCGGGCGTGTAAAGATTACGACACCAAGTACGGCAAActggaaaaggagaagaaagcCCAGGCCAAAGAAGCCGGATTCATCCGATCCGAGATCACGGCCGCCGAAGTGGCCGAAGAGCTCGATCCCGAACGCAAAATGTTTCAACTACAGATGTGTGAG tattTGCTGAAAGTCAACGAAatcaagacgaaaaaaggtgtGGAACTGTTGCAGCACCTCCTCGAGTACTACCACGCCCAGCACAA TTACTTCCAGGACGGACTCAAGACGATCGAGCATTTCGGCTCGTACATTACGGATCTGTCGCAGGGATTGCAGCGGATCCGCCAGAAACAGGACGAGGAGCGCAAACAATTGGCCGACCTGCGTCAATTGCTCAAAAGTTCTCACGTTTTCGACAAAGAG cagcagcagcaacagcagccaatTGTGCAGAGTCACGCCGGAGGCGCCGGCGGTAACGGCGGAGGGATGGCCGGCGGAATTGGTGGAAACGTCGCCAACAACAGCGGAGGCGGGAGCAACAACGGCGGCGGAGGGGGAAACAATGGCGGCGGAGGGGGTTACTCTCGCCACCAGCTGCAGGGCAACAAGCAGCACGGCTCGAGCCGGACGGGCTTCCTGCTCAAAAAGTCGGAAGGCAAAGTGCGCAAGGTGTGGCAGAAGCGCCGCTGCGAAGTGCGGGCCGACGGATTTCTCTCCATCTACCACGCCGACGAGACCAAACCGCCGACCCGGGTCAACCTGCTCACCTGTCAGATCAAACCCGTGCCCAATCACGCCGAGGATCGCCGCTGCTTCGATCTCATCTCGT ACAATCGAACCTACCACTTTCAAacggaggaggaagaagaaatggcggcCTGGATTTCGGTGATGGTCAACAGCAAGGAAGGAGCCCTGATGAAGGCCTTCGACGACAATGGCCGTCACGGTCCCAAAGTCAATCAAGGCTTCCTCGAACTGCAGCAGGCCATTATCCGATACGTTTTGCGACTGCCGGGCAACGATCGCTGCGCCGACTGCTGTTCTCAGAACG ATGCGACGTGGTTGTCGACCAACTTTGGCGTAATCATCTGCATCGAATGCTCGGGCGTACACCGTGAAATGGGCGTTCATGTGTCACGAATCCAGTCGTTAGTG CTGGATCACGTGCCAACGTCACAACTGCTCATTGCCCGGCACATGTCCAACCACAGTTTCAACGAGATTATGGAAGCGACTCTGCACATTTCAAAGCCCAACCTCAACAGCACCAT GGAGGAGCGGAGCGAATTCATCCGGGCCAAGTACATTGACAAGAAGTTCGCCATCAAGACGAGTACGGACATACGTGACTTGCACAGTGACGTCGAGCACGCCCTCAATAACAAAGACATCCATCAGCTTTTACAAGCCTACGTCGAAGGAGCCGACTTTTCGAAGCCCTTCATTGACAGC AACGCGGGAGAGACGGCCTTGCACATGGCGATCCGTCGCGAACGAGGCCATTCCCTTCACATTGTCGACTTTCTGGTGGAGAACGCCAGCAATCTGGACGCGACGACCGTCGATGGACACACGGCCGTCCACTATTGCGCCCTCTACAACCAGCCGGAATGTCTGAAACTTTTGCTGCGCTCCGGGGCCAACGTGGTGGCCGAGACCAAAGATAAGAGAACGGCCGTCGATCTGGCCAAAGAATACGGATCCACCGTCTGCGAAGACCTG ATTCGCCAGTCAACGCAAAACCGGAAATCACAGTTGGAAAATGTCAGCATTGATTGGAACTTGTCACAGGATGAGGCCGGATCCATCGACTTGTCGGACGAGGATATGACAGTCATTGAAAACACGGTG AATGGAATTCCGACTCCTGATCGACGCGTTCGATCACGACCGCCCAGTTTTGCCGGTCGAGAGTCACCAGTGCAACTCCGCTCGCGATCCTCGACTTCCGACAGTTTACGTTCCGGTTCCAGTCCCAACAGCGGaggcggaggaggcggaggCAGTGGGGGAAATCAATCATCACGTAATGCGGCTTTCTTCCCTCCGGCAGTGACGACGGGCAACGGAAGTGGGGGGTCATCTGTCAATACAGCCGCCGCTCTTATGGCCGGATCTGGCAACAGCCTCTCTGTGCTGaccaataaaaagaataacaattcctcctctacaacaacaacaacaacatcttccgctgctgctgcagcagctgcagctgtCACCGCCGCCAATGTCGgaagtttgaaaaagagaGCGGCCCCACTTCCTCCTCCGACGTCGACCAATTCGTCGACATTCACCAGAGATTCGTCGCAAAACACGCACAGTCGCAACGCCTCCGACTATGGCGTCTCTTTCCCAACGCAGCGGATGAAACCGCCCAGCGAATCTCATTCTCAGTCGAGGAAATCGCTCGTCGCCGATTATCTCGACTCGACAAAGACCCGCACTTTCCACCATTCGGCCGCCCATCTCC ccGGGGCTAAACTTGTATTGCCCAAAGGAGAATTGCCGCAGTTGAGGAAATTACACGGCTCGGCCACTAGTCTGGCCAGCACTACAAGCTCTAATCGGCCTCGGGGTCCGCCCCCTCCAACTCCGGCTAATGTTAGTGCGGTCGTCAATTTATCGAAGCCGCTCAACAGTCGCAACGGCCGTTCCACCGAGAGCCTATCATCGGCTCCGTCGGATGGAGAATTCAACGATAAGCCATTACCACCCGCCAGAG GACGACGGTGTCGGGCCCTTTACGATTGCGAAGCGGATAATGACGATGAGGTATCGTTCCGCGAGGGTGAGATCCTTGTAGTCATGATCGAGAAGACGGAAGACGAGAATTGGATGGAAGGCTACGTGGAGAGTGACCCCAAACGGCGAGGCGTCTTCCCGGCTAGTTTCGTTCACATCTTAAACGAACGggattaa
- the LOC124205894 gene encoding arfGAP with SH3 domain, ANK repeat and PH domain-containing protein-like isoform X1, whose translation MPGLISVSEFVEESREDVDSPTTSTFVSRMSQCRQTVAALEEILDVDREGLTKLKKAVKAMHASGNAHTDNENYLSRALERLGTTALSKDQEAEIGAAFIKFAVVTKELSALLRTLMQNCANIVQFPLDSLLKGDLRGARGDLKRPFDRACKDYDTKYGKLEKEKKAQAKEAGFIRSEITAAEVAEELDPERKMFQLQMCEYLLKVNEIKTKKGVELLQHLLEYYHAQHNYFQDGLKTIEHFGSYITDLSQGLQRIRQKQDEERKQLADLRQLLKSSHVFDKEQQQQQQQPIVQSHAGGAGGNGGGMAGGIGGNVANNSGGGSNNGGGGGNNGGGGGYSRHQLQGNKQHGSSRTGFLLKKSEGKVRKVWQKRRCEVRADGFLSIYHADETKPPTRVNLLTCQIKPVPNHAEDRRCFDLISYNRTYHFQTEEEEEMAAWISVMVNSKEGALMKAFDDNGRHGPKVNQGFLELQQAIIRYVLRLPGNDRCADCCSQNDATWLSTNFGVIICIECSGVHREMGVHVSRIQSLVLDHVPTSQLLIARHMSNHSFNEIMEATLHISKPNLNSTMEERSEFIRAKYIDKKFAIKTSTDIRDLHSDVEHALNNKDIHQLLQAYVEGADFSKPFIDSNAGETALHMAIRRERGHSLHIVDFLVENASNLDATTVDGHTAVHYCALYNQPECLKLLLRSGANVVAETKDKRTAVDLAKEYGSTVCEDLIRQSTQNRKSQLENVSIDWNLSQDEAGSIDLSDEDMTVIENTVNGIPTPDRRVRSRPPSFAGRESPVQLRSRSSTSDSLRSGSSPNSGGGGGGGSGGNQSSRNAAFFPPAVTTGNGSGGSSVNTAAALMAGSGNSLSVLTNKKNNNSSSTTTTTTSSAAAAAAAAVTAANVGSLKKRAAPLPPPTSTNSSTFTRDSSQNTHSRNASDYGVSFPTQRMKPPSESHSQSRKSLVADYLDSTKTRTFHHSAAHLPGAKLVLPKGELPQLRKLHGSATSLASTTSSNRPRGPPPPTPANVSAVVNLSKPLNSRNGRSTESLSSAPSDGEFNDKPLPPARGRRCRALYDCEADNDDEVSFREGEILVVMIEKTEDENWMEGYVESDPKRRGVFPASFVHILNERD comes from the exons ATGCCGGGATTAATCAGCGTCTCGGAATTTGTGGAAGAAAGCCGCGAAGATGTCGACTCGCCCACAACGTCGACGTTCGTTTCGCGCATGTCGCAGTGTCGACAAACGGTCGCCGCCCTGGAAGAG ATCCTCGATGTGGACCGAGAAGGACTTACCAAGTTGAAGAAAGCTGTCAAAGCTATGCACGCTAGTGGCAAcg CGCACACGGATAATGAGAACTACCTTTCACGGGCGCTGGAACGTCTTGGAACGACGGCCCTGAGTAAAGACCAAGAAGCCGAAATCGGAGCGGCTTTCATCAAGTTCGCCGTCGTCACCAAGGAGCTCTCGGCTCTGCTCCGGACCCTG ATGCAGAATTGTGCCAACATCGTGCAGTTCCCCCTGGACAGTCTGCTGAAAGGCGATCTGAGAGGCGCCCGCGGTGATTTGAAACGGCCTTTTGACCGGGCGTGTAAAGATTACGACACCAAGTACGGCAAActggaaaaggagaagaaagcCCAGGCCAAAGAAGCCGGATTCATCCGATCCGAGATCACGGCCGCCGAAGTGGCCGAAGAGCTCGATCCCGAACGCAAAATGTTTCAACTACAGATGTGTGAG tattTGCTGAAAGTCAACGAAatcaagacgaaaaaaggtgtGGAACTGTTGCAGCACCTCCTCGAGTACTACCACGCCCAGCACAA TTACTTCCAGGACGGACTCAAGACGATCGAGCATTTCGGCTCGTACATTACGGATCTGTCGCAGGGATTGCAGCGGATCCGCCAGAAACAGGACGAGGAGCGCAAACAATTGGCCGACCTGCGTCAATTGCTCAAAAGTTCTCACGTTTTCGACAAAGAG cagcagcagcagcaacagcagccaatTGTGCAGAGTCACGCCGGAGGCGCCGGCGGTAACGGCGGAGGGATGGCCGGCGGAATTGGTGGAAACGTCGCCAACAACAGCGGAGGCGGGAGCAACAACGGCGGCGGAGGGGGAAACAATGGCGGCGGAGGGGGTTACTCTCGCCACCAGCTGCAGGGCAACAAGCAGCACGGCTCGAGCCGGACGGGCTTCCTGCTCAAAAAGTCGGAAGGCAAAGTGCGCAAGGTGTGGCAGAAGCGCCGCTGCGAAGTGCGGGCCGACGGATTTCTCTCCATCTACCACGCCGACGAGACCAAACCGCCGACCCGGGTCAACCTGCTCACCTGTCAGATCAAACCCGTGCCCAATCACGCCGAGGATCGCCGCTGCTTCGATCTCATCTCGT ACAATCGAACCTACCACTTTCAAacggaggaggaagaagaaatggcggcCTGGATTTCGGTGATGGTCAACAGCAAGGAAGGAGCCCTGATGAAGGCCTTCGACGACAATGGCCGTCACGGTCCCAAAGTCAATCAAGGCTTCCTCGAACTGCAGCAGGCCATTATCCGATACGTTTTGCGACTGCCGGGCAACGATCGCTGCGCCGACTGCTGTTCTCAGAACG ATGCGACGTGGTTGTCGACCAACTTTGGCGTAATCATCTGCATCGAATGCTCGGGCGTACACCGTGAAATGGGCGTTCATGTGTCACGAATCCAGTCGTTAGTG CTGGATCACGTGCCAACGTCACAACTGCTCATTGCCCGGCACATGTCCAACCACAGTTTCAACGAGATTATGGAAGCGACTCTGCACATTTCAAAGCCCAACCTCAACAGCACCAT GGAGGAGCGGAGCGAATTCATCCGGGCCAAGTACATTGACAAGAAGTTCGCCATCAAGACGAGTACGGACATACGTGACTTGCACAGTGACGTCGAGCACGCCCTCAATAACAAAGACATCCATCAGCTTTTACAAGCCTACGTCGAAGGAGCCGACTTTTCGAAGCCCTTCATTGACAGC AACGCGGGAGAGACGGCCTTGCACATGGCGATCCGTCGCGAACGAGGCCATTCCCTTCACATTGTCGACTTTCTGGTGGAGAACGCCAGCAATCTGGACGCGACGACCGTCGATGGACACACGGCCGTCCACTATTGCGCCCTCTACAACCAGCCGGAATGTCTGAAACTTTTGCTGCGCTCCGGGGCCAACGTGGTGGCCGAGACCAAAGATAAGAGAACGGCCGTCGATCTGGCCAAAGAATACGGATCCACCGTCTGCGAAGACCTG ATTCGCCAGTCAACGCAAAACCGGAAATCACAGTTGGAAAATGTCAGCATTGATTGGAACTTGTCACAGGATGAGGCCGGATCCATCGACTTGTCGGACGAGGATATGACAGTCATTGAAAACACGGTG AATGGAATTCCGACTCCTGATCGACGCGTTCGATCACGACCGCCCAGTTTTGCCGGTCGAGAGTCACCAGTGCAACTCCGCTCGCGATCCTCGACTTCCGACAGTTTACGTTCCGGTTCCAGTCCCAACAGCGGaggcggaggaggcggaggCAGTGGGGGAAATCAATCATCACGTAATGCGGCTTTCTTCCCTCCGGCAGTGACGACGGGCAACGGAAGTGGGGGGTCATCTGTCAATACAGCCGCCGCTCTTATGGCCGGATCTGGCAACAGCCTCTCTGTGCTGaccaataaaaagaataacaattcctcctctacaacaacaacaacaacatcttccgctgctgctgcagcagctgcagctgtCACCGCCGCCAATGTCGgaagtttgaaaaagagaGCGGCCCCACTTCCTCCTCCGACGTCGACCAATTCGTCGACATTCACCAGAGATTCGTCGCAAAACACGCACAGTCGCAACGCCTCCGACTATGGCGTCTCTTTCCCAACGCAGCGGATGAAACCGCCCAGCGAATCTCATTCTCAGTCGAGGAAATCGCTCGTCGCCGATTATCTCGACTCGACAAAGACCCGCACTTTCCACCATTCGGCCGCCCATCTCC ccGGGGCTAAACTTGTATTGCCCAAAGGAGAATTGCCGCAGTTGAGGAAATTACACGGCTCGGCCACTAGTCTGGCCAGCACTACAAGCTCTAATCGGCCTCGGGGTCCGCCCCCTCCAACTCCGGCTAATGTTAGTGCGGTCGTCAATTTATCGAAGCCGCTCAACAGTCGCAACGGCCGTTCCACCGAGAGCCTATCATCGGCTCCGTCGGATGGAGAATTCAACGATAAGCCATTACCACCCGCCAGAG GACGACGGTGTCGGGCCCTTTACGATTGCGAAGCGGATAATGACGATGAGGTATCGTTCCGCGAGGGTGAGATCCTTGTAGTCATGATCGAGAAGACGGAAGACGAGAATTGGATGGAAGGCTACGTGGAGAGTGACCCCAAACGGCGAGGCGTCTTCCCGGCTAGTTTCGTTCACATCTTAAACGAACGggattaa
- the LOC124205894 gene encoding arfGAP with SH3 domain, ANK repeat and PH domain-containing protein-like isoform X3, whose translation MPGLISVSEFVEESREDVDSPTTSTFVSRMSQCRQTVAALEEILDVDREGLTKLKKAVKAMHASGNAHTDNENYLSRALERLGTTALSKDQEAEIGAAFIKFAVVTKELSALLRTLMQNCANIVQFPLDSLLKGDLRGARGDLKRPFDRACKDYDTKYGKLEKEKKAQAKEAGFIRSEITAAEVAEELDPERKMFQLQMCEYLLKVNEIKTKKGVELLQHLLEYYHAQHNYFQDGLKTIEHFGSYITDLSQGLQRIRQKQDEERKQLADLRQLLKSSHVFDKEQQQQQPIVQSHAGGAGGNGGGMAGGIGGNVANNSGGGSNNGGGGGNNGGGGGYSRHQLQGNKQHGSSRTGFLLKKSEGKVRKVWQKRRCEVRADGFLSIYHADETKPPTRVNLLTCQIKPVPNHAEDRRCFDLISYNRTYHFQTEEEEEMAAWISVMVNSKEGALMKAFDDNGRHGPKVNQGFLELQQAIIRYVLRLPGNDRCADCCSQNDATWLSTNFGVIICIECSGVHREMGVHVSRIQSLVLDHVPTSQLLIARHMSNHSFNEIMEATLHISKPNLNSTMEERSEFIRAKYIDKKFAIKTSTDIRDLHSDVEHALNNKDIHQLLQAYVEGADFSKPFIDSNAGETALHMAIRRERGHSLHIVDFLVENASNLDATTVDGHTAVHYCALYNQPECLKLLLRSGANVVAETKDKRTAVDLAKEYGSTVCEDLIRQSTQNRKSQLENVSIDWNLSQDEAGSIDLSDEDMTVIENTVNGIPTPDRRVRSRPPSFAGRESPVQLRSRSSTSDSLRSGSSPNSGGGGGGGSGGNQSSRNAAFFPPAVTTGNGSGGSSVNTAAALMAGSGNSLSVLTNKKNNNSSSTTTTTTSSAAAAAAAAVTAANVGSLKKRAAPLPPPTSTNSSTFTRDSSQNTHSRNASDYGVSFPTQRMKPPSESHSQSRKSLVADYLDSTKTRTFHHSAAHLPGAKLVLPKGELPQLRKLHGSATSLASTTSSNRPRGPPPPTPANVSAVVNLSKPLNSRNGRSTESLSSAPSDGEFNDKPLPPARGRRCRALYDCEADNDDEVSFREGEILVVMIEKTEDENWMEGYVESDPKRRGVFPASFVHILNERD comes from the exons ATGCCGGGATTAATCAGCGTCTCGGAATTTGTGGAAGAAAGCCGCGAAGATGTCGACTCGCCCACAACGTCGACGTTCGTTTCGCGCATGTCGCAGTGTCGACAAACGGTCGCCGCCCTGGAAGAG ATCCTCGATGTGGACCGAGAAGGACTTACCAAGTTGAAGAAAGCTGTCAAAGCTATGCACGCTAGTGGCAAcg CGCACACGGATAATGAGAACTACCTTTCACGGGCGCTGGAACGTCTTGGAACGACGGCCCTGAGTAAAGACCAAGAAGCCGAAATCGGAGCGGCTTTCATCAAGTTCGCCGTCGTCACCAAGGAGCTCTCGGCTCTGCTCCGGACCCTG ATGCAGAATTGTGCCAACATCGTGCAGTTCCCCCTGGACAGTCTGCTGAAAGGCGATCTGAGAGGCGCCCGCGGTGATTTGAAACGGCCTTTTGACCGGGCGTGTAAAGATTACGACACCAAGTACGGCAAActggaaaaggagaagaaagcCCAGGCCAAAGAAGCCGGATTCATCCGATCCGAGATCACGGCCGCCGAAGTGGCCGAAGAGCTCGATCCCGAACGCAAAATGTTTCAACTACAGATGTGTGAG tattTGCTGAAAGTCAACGAAatcaagacgaaaaaaggtgtGGAACTGTTGCAGCACCTCCTCGAGTACTACCACGCCCAGCACAA TTACTTCCAGGACGGACTCAAGACGATCGAGCATTTCGGCTCGTACATTACGGATCTGTCGCAGGGATTGCAGCGGATCCGCCAGAAACAGGACGAGGAGCGCAAACAATTGGCCGACCTGCGTCAATTGCTCAAAAGTTCTCACGTTTTCGACAAAGAG cagcagcaacagcagccaatTGTGCAGAGTCACGCCGGAGGCGCCGGCGGTAACGGCGGAGGGATGGCCGGCGGAATTGGTGGAAACGTCGCCAACAACAGCGGAGGCGGGAGCAACAACGGCGGCGGAGGGGGAAACAATGGCGGCGGAGGGGGTTACTCTCGCCACCAGCTGCAGGGCAACAAGCAGCACGGCTCGAGCCGGACGGGCTTCCTGCTCAAAAAGTCGGAAGGCAAAGTGCGCAAGGTGTGGCAGAAGCGCCGCTGCGAAGTGCGGGCCGACGGATTTCTCTCCATCTACCACGCCGACGAGACCAAACCGCCGACCCGGGTCAACCTGCTCACCTGTCAGATCAAACCCGTGCCCAATCACGCCGAGGATCGCCGCTGCTTCGATCTCATCTCGT ACAATCGAACCTACCACTTTCAAacggaggaggaagaagaaatggcggcCTGGATTTCGGTGATGGTCAACAGCAAGGAAGGAGCCCTGATGAAGGCCTTCGACGACAATGGCCGTCACGGTCCCAAAGTCAATCAAGGCTTCCTCGAACTGCAGCAGGCCATTATCCGATACGTTTTGCGACTGCCGGGCAACGATCGCTGCGCCGACTGCTGTTCTCAGAACG ATGCGACGTGGTTGTCGACCAACTTTGGCGTAATCATCTGCATCGAATGCTCGGGCGTACACCGTGAAATGGGCGTTCATGTGTCACGAATCCAGTCGTTAGTG CTGGATCACGTGCCAACGTCACAACTGCTCATTGCCCGGCACATGTCCAACCACAGTTTCAACGAGATTATGGAAGCGACTCTGCACATTTCAAAGCCCAACCTCAACAGCACCAT GGAGGAGCGGAGCGAATTCATCCGGGCCAAGTACATTGACAAGAAGTTCGCCATCAAGACGAGTACGGACATACGTGACTTGCACAGTGACGTCGAGCACGCCCTCAATAACAAAGACATCCATCAGCTTTTACAAGCCTACGTCGAAGGAGCCGACTTTTCGAAGCCCTTCATTGACAGC AACGCGGGAGAGACGGCCTTGCACATGGCGATCCGTCGCGAACGAGGCCATTCCCTTCACATTGTCGACTTTCTGGTGGAGAACGCCAGCAATCTGGACGCGACGACCGTCGATGGACACACGGCCGTCCACTATTGCGCCCTCTACAACCAGCCGGAATGTCTGAAACTTTTGCTGCGCTCCGGGGCCAACGTGGTGGCCGAGACCAAAGATAAGAGAACGGCCGTCGATCTGGCCAAAGAATACGGATCCACCGTCTGCGAAGACCTG ATTCGCCAGTCAACGCAAAACCGGAAATCACAGTTGGAAAATGTCAGCATTGATTGGAACTTGTCACAGGATGAGGCCGGATCCATCGACTTGTCGGACGAGGATATGACAGTCATTGAAAACACGGTG AATGGAATTCCGACTCCTGATCGACGCGTTCGATCACGACCGCCCAGTTTTGCCGGTCGAGAGTCACCAGTGCAACTCCGCTCGCGATCCTCGACTTCCGACAGTTTACGTTCCGGTTCCAGTCCCAACAGCGGaggcggaggaggcggaggCAGTGGGGGAAATCAATCATCACGTAATGCGGCTTTCTTCCCTCCGGCAGTGACGACGGGCAACGGAAGTGGGGGGTCATCTGTCAATACAGCCGCCGCTCTTATGGCCGGATCTGGCAACAGCCTCTCTGTGCTGaccaataaaaagaataacaattcctcctctacaacaacaacaacaacatcttccgctgctgctgcagcagctgcagctgtCACCGCCGCCAATGTCGgaagtttgaaaaagagaGCGGCCCCACTTCCTCCTCCGACGTCGACCAATTCGTCGACATTCACCAGAGATTCGTCGCAAAACACGCACAGTCGCAACGCCTCCGACTATGGCGTCTCTTTCCCAACGCAGCGGATGAAACCGCCCAGCGAATCTCATTCTCAGTCGAGGAAATCGCTCGTCGCCGATTATCTCGACTCGACAAAGACCCGCACTTTCCACCATTCGGCCGCCCATCTCC ccGGGGCTAAACTTGTATTGCCCAAAGGAGAATTGCCGCAGTTGAGGAAATTACACGGCTCGGCCACTAGTCTGGCCAGCACTACAAGCTCTAATCGGCCTCGGGGTCCGCCCCCTCCAACTCCGGCTAATGTTAGTGCGGTCGTCAATTTATCGAAGCCGCTCAACAGTCGCAACGGCCGTTCCACCGAGAGCCTATCATCGGCTCCGTCGGATGGAGAATTCAACGATAAGCCATTACCACCCGCCAGAG GACGACGGTGTCGGGCCCTTTACGATTGCGAAGCGGATAATGACGATGAGGTATCGTTCCGCGAGGGTGAGATCCTTGTAGTCATGATCGAGAAGACGGAAGACGAGAATTGGATGGAAGGCTACGTGGAGAGTGACCCCAAACGGCGAGGCGTCTTCCCGGCTAGTTTCGTTCACATCTTAAACGAACGggattaa